In one Silene latifolia isolate original U9 population chromosome 10, ASM4854445v1, whole genome shotgun sequence genomic region, the following are encoded:
- the LOC141608307 gene encoding uncharacterized protein LOC141608307, whose amino-acid sequence MCHFLKFAHGSQIRCPCKRCINRYWLRKHEVYDHLKAFGFVEDYYVWTFHGEDPLSTETIVETLDEEENFNDNTNTLLDDRFRSCFEGDTNVQNGPNDVAKKFYKLLEEGQQELFPGCKKFSKLSFVIRLFLYKILHGISNVTFNNLLQLLRDMVPEAKIPGNFTEAKKIVRDLGLDYKKICACPNDCMLYWKEFENAEECYKCHASKWKKCEANSSNKTSKTSNSRRIPAKVLWHLPLEPRLQRVYMNSETAEDMTWHVDKRPKDRYLRHPADGLAWKDFDSLFPLFANEPRNIRLGLASDGFNPFRTMSVSHSTWPVVLVNYNLPPWMFMKPENFMLSPLIPGPEGPGNNIDVYLKPLIE is encoded by the coding sequence ATGTGTCATTTTCTAAAATTTGCTCATGGGAGTCAAATAAGATGTCCATGTAAGAGGTGTATAAACCGATATTGGTTACGAAAACATGAGGTGTATGATCATTTAAAAGCATTTGGTTTTGTTGAGGATTATTATGTTTGGACTTTTCATGGAGAGGATCCTTTATCAACTGAAACCATAGTTGAAACCCTTGATGAAGAAGAAAATTTCAATGACAATACCAATACATTGTTAGACGATAGATTTAGAAGTTGTTTTGAAGGTGACACTAACGTACAAAATGGTCCCAATGATGTAGCTAAAAAGTTTTATAAGTTGCTAGAAGAGGGTCAACAAGAATTATTCCCGGGCTGTAAGAAATTTTCAAAACTGTCTTTTGTCATTCGACTATTTTTGTACAAGATACTTCATGGAATTAGTAATGTGACATTCAATAATCTCCTCCAATTGCTAAGAGACATGGTCCCGGAAGCTAAAATTCCGGGAAACTTCACTGAAGCTAAGAAAATTGTGAGGGATTTGGGTCTTGATTATAAAAAAATATGTGCGTGTCCTAACGATTGTATGCTATATTGGAAAGAGTTTGAAAATGCTGAAGAGTGTTATAAATGTCATGCCTCGAAATGGAAAAAATGCGAAGCAAATTCATCTAATAAGACTTCAAAGACTTCGAACAGTCGCCGTATACCTGCAAAGGTCTTATGGCATTTACCACTAGAACCTAGGCTACAAAGAGTATATATGAATTCAGAAACTGCAGAAGATATGACATGGCATGTTGATAAACGTCCAAAAGATAGGTATCTAAGACACCCTGCAGACGGGTTAGCTTGGAAGGACTTTGATTCTCTATTCCCTTTATTTGCTAATGAACCTAGAAATATAAGGTTAGGACTGGCTTCTGATGGGTTCAATCCATTTCGAACTATGAGTGTATCTCACAGTACATGGCCCGTTGTGTTGGTCAATTACAATTTGCCACCTTGGATGTTCATGAAACCGGAAAATTTTATGCTATCACCGCTCATTCCCGGTCCCGAGGGTCCTGGGAATAATATTGACGTATACTTAAAGCCTTTGATTGAGTAA